Within the Bombyx mori chromosome 24, ASM3026992v2 genome, the region GCGAGGACTGATCTCTctccgcgcctccggttttTTATATACACTCTAGGGGTAGGGCAGACAAGACCAGGTGGAAAGTGGGGTGCTCTGATTCGCTTTTCCATATTTTTCGAATATTTATGCAATTTCATTACCAAAACACGAGCAATTTTACTATTGCTAACCATAAATTTTTTGCCGCGGTGATACGAAGTACCAGGAGTCTTCATATTCTTGCTCAGGTTCAAGCCCACGGCCTGACGGGACCGATACAGCTCAAGGACGGTATCCGGACCAACTTTAGCCTCCAGCTCATGAGGTTATCCGGAGGGGAAACGGGAGGGACAGTGCTGGCTGGTGAATGGAGACCCGGCGAGGGTCTAGTGATCACTGATCCCGCGGCTTACAGACGGGACCCTCCTCCTAACGTCACGCTCACTGTGGTCACCGTTGAAGTGAGTATAGACAAACGCACAAACAGTAACTTTTAAcctataatatactagctgcaCCCGCGGTTTCGTCcgcaataaaatacaatttcatgTTAAATTCATAGATAGACATACATAGACACTAAATAGCTGCACTAGCCGATTTACACACTAGATTAATATCGAGGGGTAATAAtaactgcccctggcattgctgaagcccatgagcgacggtaaccactcaccatcaggtgagtcgTATAGTAGTCTGCctgcaaggacaataaaaaaaatagcgtttcacccctcgatatcttcttcaacccgtgtccagccaatgctgagtgtaggacTCTTCGAAAGCACCCCATcctcttcggtctcttgccatTCACATTCAGTCCTTACCAGCCACATTGACCAGATCATCGGTTCACCTCGTTGGCTGTCTTCAAACGTTATGACGTCCAGTACAAATTCTCCATTCTGGTATTTTTGTGCCCCACCGATTGTCAGTGGGACGACTGATGTGGTCGCACCCCTCGATAtgctaatatataaatgattCTTATAAAGAGTCGGTATATAAAtagtcagatctagtaagatctagtaagagaagcacttggtgatAGTCTGTACCActcggtccatgccacccatgatcgaacacagtggaagaacgtcacatgtggtcacgatcctcagcagcgagggaacgatatagaagaagaagaatatcgcTTTACAAAATTCCCAAAAACCGGTCTCGTTCCAGGAAAAACCGTACGTGATGGTTAAGGAAGGCTGGAACTTACAAGGGAACGCCCGCTTCGAAGGGTTCTGTATCGATCTCCTGGCGAGGGTGGCTGCCAGAGCTGGCTTTCACTACCGGCTTCGTCTGGTGCCGGACAATATGTACGGAGCTAGGGACCCGGAGACGGGCCAGTGGAACGGCATCGTGAGGGAACTGATGGACAGGGTGAGTAAccagatgtaggtcggatctgtgtctgtttggtgtacgagaagagctcgggatcagtacagagctgcagaggactgtgtctgtagtagtgtagtataggactagaggctagatgtaggtcggatctgtatctgtttgtgtacgagaagagctcgggatcagtacagagctgcagaagactgtgtctgtagtagtgtagatTAGATATAAACATTATCAATTTACTTTCCAGAAAGCTGACATTGCCGTTGCGTCCATGACGATAAACTATGCGCGGGAGGCGGTCATAGATTTTACGAAGCCTTTCATGAACCTCGGGATCGGAATACTTTTCAAGGTGAGCATTCAGAGTAGCGTGGTTTAAAGGTAAAACCGAAGAAGCTTCAACATTTAAGAGTTTTCTTTAGGAGACTTGTCTATATCTGAAGTCGCAATGAAGATTTGAGTTGGCGAGGTGACTCGTTGAAGGTTGCGCTGGCCCTGGGATCACGATATCAGAACAAAACTGTAGCCTTTTTGGGCGTTTTCGAATGATTATCCAAGGGCTTCCATTAGCAGAGTCGCTCGGACGGCGCAGCAAAATGTCAAAATGCCAAGTTTTTAGGCGTTTGGGACTCTGCTCCCATACCTAAGATGAAGCTCTTAAATACCGGCTTCCACTGGTTTGGAACTAAGAAGAAATTGCTGTTCTCTACAATCCATGGCGAGCGCTCTGAGCATTCAGTTATGATCTATTTTCTACTTAACATCACACCGCCCACCACTGGATGAACAGAGTCCAACCATACTAGAACCCCTGCGTTCATCCACACtgtccaaagatcttttctgccacgagCCGTCCGGCTTGGAATGAACTCTCTTCCGCATGTCTCTTGATCGCTATGATACTCTTTAAATTATGGTTGCGGTGAGCACACGGCATTGCTGACAGCCATGAGCGATGGTTGGGttggctgtgaactcgttcaaTTGCCAGTGAGAATAGAACCCTGAAATACTCGGCACATCAATGTGCAATAGTCTTTAGCAAAACTGGTGGTTGCTACTCCCGTTGTAGTAGGAGGAACACTTCTTCATTGTCATTATGGAAGGGGGCAACCGATCAGGATTGGCTTAAAGATGTAGACACTAGTTCAAAGGAAGGTATACATCAATactttttaaagtgaaacttctttagaatcgttgtgactTCAAActcaatgaaacgaaaaaataagtccatagagacacaaacacataaacgtATAAGATTCCGCCGGcgtgagaatgagatagaacacattagacgttccgCCTCTTTGTGCggctcttcgtagcatccccactatcgtctactaagcattgtccatatgtatgctcctatgtagtgggatagtcagtatatctatgtcttatttataagtttcacttctaccgtgtgtgacttgcacacacacacacacactttttctCTTATGAAGAAGATCAACTCTGACGGCTCCCGCGAGCGCTACAACAGATCTTCCGATTTCCGTGTGCAGCTTCGCTTGTTGTCCAGGTCCCGACTTCGCAGCCCACAAGACTCTTTAGCTTCCTGAACCCCCTCGCCATCGAGATATGGCTGTACGTGCTGGCGGCTTACGTGCTGGTCTCCTTCACGCTCTTCGTTATGGCTAGGTTCTCGCCGTACGAGTGGTAAGTTCGGCTAATAACAGTGACAGTGGCTTTTTAAGATCGGTTAATAACAGTGACAGTGGCTTTTAAAACGTGCCCAGACAGTTGTTTTATaccgtattactggtggtaggacatagGACTGGTGGtacataggtaggtaccaccgccctgcctaacTTTATTGATGTCCATGAACCCTGGTAACCAGTTGACGTCAGCTGGTGCGTGAACTAGTTCacctatctattttttatttgttgctcttatgggcagacgagcatacggccctgatagtgaatggttaccgtcgcccatggacttcgtcaatgccacgggcagagccaagccgctgtctacttttaactactctccacaagcctcgtttgaagaaggacatgtcatagcgctcgggaaacaccgtggaggggagctcattccaaagccggatggtgcgtggcaaaaaagatctctggaaacgcactgtggatgaacgtagtggcaaCGAGATGATGGACTCATCTCAAACAATCCCTCAGAGCTAACATCTAATCAATAACAGTAATATGTATAGCCTCGTCCTAGAATTCATTGGATTAGTCCAGTCAGTTTCCCCCGTGAACGTCAAagtaaaaaacaattgaattttgTGCTTTACGCCCTCGCGTTAAGGTCCACGACCACGCACGTGTGCGGTCACGAGACGAAACTCCTCACGAACCAGTTCAGCGTCTGCAACTCATTCTGGTTCATCACCGGCACGTTCCTGCGGCAGGGCTCCGGGCTTAACCCCAAGGTAACCGTGCGCTTAATTGGAGACTCGCTTGCAGTTGAATTCGACTTGTAGATGGCCAATCAGGTCCTGGCATCATCACCGCACTGGAAGTCACAGAATTTGGTGGTAACCTAAGGGGATATCCcagctaggtgagctcacgtgctcaACATGAGAGGacgtcttactggtggtaggacctcttgtgagtccgcacgggtaggtaccaccgccccgcctatttctgccgtgaagcagtaatgcgtttcggtttgaagggaggggcagccattgtaactatactgagaccttagaactgatatctcaatgtgggtggcgcatttgcgtcgtagatgtctatgggctccagtaaccatttaacaccaggtgggctgtgagctcgtccacacatcaaagcaataaaaaataaaaaaaaacgttgctaacactggccctagcaagagcagtgcttcgctgaatctaccaccggatcggaaacgcgacccactgagaagatccagcgagaaacttggTGGGAAAATCAAGGATTAGCAACTGAATACAATGTACAATGTTTCATCCGGGAAACAGACAATTGCTAGCTCCGGGAGGTTTATTTCTATGTCAACACAAGCGAGATCGCGGGAAAGGgttgaaaatgaataaatttaggTTTTAGCCGTCTTTAAAAACAGAAACGGGAAGTTTATCAATTCGACTATTATTCGTGTGTTACATTGATACGTTATTCTAGACGAACCGACTTTGTATTCGAGGACTGGCGATTCTAATGTGCTCCCATTTCAATGTCATCAAGACCCGACCAGCTATCTCCGAGCTATCCTCATGTATGTGTAGCATGCAGGACTCGACGGTCGAAGATGGTAATCAGGCTCACCCACTAAGCGAATCCCGTGTACTCTCACTCGTCCCCGCAAATAGGTGTTGGGGACCATCCTGCCTATCTCTGTGACATTGCCTTTTGACTTCAAAAGTGGGATAGCTTTTGTAGAATGACAAATGAGACGGCCGACCCCCCACAAGATAGGTGCTGGggaccgtcctgtctatttttgtGGCATTTCCTTTTGACTACAAAAGTGGGATAGCTGTTGAAGAACATAAAATGAGACGGCTGACCCCCAAAAGATAGGTGCTGGGGaccgttctgcctatttctgcaataCTACCCTCTAACTTGAAAAGTGAGATAGCCGTTGtagcaaatgaaaaaaaaagaaactgggACCTTGTGTTTCAAGATGAAGGACTTTCGCTTTGCTATTCCCATGAACCCGTCCACTCAAGTACGCAATGTTCCAAcgtgcatattataattttaaaaaaaataattacacctATGCTTCAAGGATCCTTGAACTGACACAATTCCAGGCGACTTCTACGAGGATAGTCGGTGGAATATGGTGGTTCTTCACGTTAATAATTCTGTCGTCGTACACGGCGAATCTGGCCGCGTTCCTGACGGTCGACAAGACCGTCCTGCCGATCCAGAGCGCTGCCGACCTGGCCGCCCAGAGCACCATCCAGTACGGGACCCTAAACGGCGGCTCCACCATGAGCTTCTTCAGGGTAAGCCGGGGTGGTCTCCGAAAATGGGATGTTTGTATTGGTTATTAGAGTTGTAAAGCCGTAGATATCATCGTCCTATCTAATTCTGACGCGAAGCGGTAGTACTTTCCAGTTTGAAAAATGGGGCGAGGCAACTATAaattaagacttagaactcgtgtttCAAAGTCACTAAAGTTGTTGATGTCAACTGTCTATGTGAAGGGTGAGACATTACACAACACAAAATCCGACCTCATACCTCAAATAGCTCTTACCTCgtcgacaataaataaataaatcaaacttTAAgcagttgaatatttttttaagttcccTCTCCACGTTTTCTTCGTCCAGGATTCAAATATCGACATATACAAGAGGATGTGGCAACAGATGTCCACAGCATCCCCGCCCGCCCTGGTCTCCTCGTACGAGGAGGGCGTCAGGAAGGTCCTGACCGAGAACTACGCGTTCCTCATGGAGTCCACGATGCTGGACCACAGAGTACAGAGGGACTGTAATCTGACGCAGATCGGAGGCCTTTTAGATTCCAAGGTATGGTATTTAGCTGTGTCAGTTATATCCTTAGGTCAGTTCGCCAATGCCGCGTCTGGTCCGAGGAATCTGGCGAGAAATAACTGGGAGCCGTGATCTTTAGCAAATTTATCCAaaacgatgcgactgtgccgataTTCGAATCCAATTACCaagttttctaatgtaatatgtacttaacaaatgttcgcgattgacttccacggtgatagaatgatatcgtgtaataaaatcaaacccgcaaaattatgatatgcgtaattactggtggtatggtctcttgtgagtccgcgcgggtaggtatcaccaccttgTTTTAACATTAACGCgttcctgtttgaagggtggtgcagccgttttACTATAGAGCTATGATTTGAACTCTAGCATAGACTTCAAGTacggtggagtgatgatctaTGGTGTTCGGCAAAAGCTGGATGAGGGAAGCCCAGGGTCGTACTCACTGGCGAGCAATTGGAGGGACCTGTGTCCAGTAATGGACTGCTATAAGCTGATGATGACCTTAAGTGCCAAGGTACTTAAACCGTGCAGACTTTCACCTCCCTATAAGATATTTATTGTCATAGGCCGATATATGTGTAAGATATCTTGGCCAGTGCGGTCTGATCATCGATACTGAAGACTTGAAGAGAACTGAAGACTCGTGGACTATAACCTCGAGAGCTTCGGGACGACCCCTACTTCGCCCGGCTTCTGACCCCGGACTAAGATCGGATGTCGTTGAAAGAGTTCTTGAGAAGTATTTTAGTAGATTGGGACCCTATTAACTTTTTGGGCCGTCAAGTCCCTTATACTCTTAAAACACTGGAAACTCATAGAAGGTTCAGGTCCCGAGAGGAGCTTCAAAATCGCTCTGTATTCCAGGGCTACGGAATAGCAACCTGGAAGGGCAGCCCGTGGCGCGACAAGATATCACTAGCGATCCTCGAGCTCCAAGAGAAGGGCGTCATCCAGATCCTGTACGACAAGTGGTGGAAGAACACGGGGGACGTCTGCAACCGTGACGGGAAGGACAGCAAGGCCAATCCGCTCGGTGTGCAGAACATCGGTGGGTTTGGTAGAGTAGCCCAGGCTGGTCCACTTTACTACtttcaccaccctgcctatttctgccgtgaagcagtaatgcgtttcggcttgaagggtggggcagccgttgtaactatactgagactttagaacatatctcaaggtgggtggcgcatttacgttgtggatgtctacgggctccagtaaccacttaacaccgggtgttgtgagctcgtccacccatctaagcaataaaaaaagctcatGTCCCTTGGCCCAGGAGTTGGAGGCGCTAACTGCTGCATCACCAGGTCATGTGTTTCATGTATTTCAGGGGGTGTCTTCGTTACTTTACTGTGTGGTCTGGCGCTTTCCATAGTGGTGGCCATACTGGAGTTCTGCTGGAACACCAGGAAGAACGCGTCCCAGGGGAGGCAGTCCCTCTGCAGCGAAATGGGACAGGTGAGTTCAGATCAGTGCAGCGTTTCCAGGTGATAGGACTGATCCTGCTGTAGAGCAATGCTCGGTTCCGGTCCTGATGGTAAGAGAAAGGTTCTGTTGCATTGCAATGTTCGAGACTCCAGTTCTGATGGTGGAACAAGGATTATTTCGGGCTACGTTTTTGAAGGTGGTCGTTCGTTGGCTTTAGAATGAgcccccctccacggtgtttcccgagcgccatGAAATGTCCTtgctcaaacgaggcttgtggagagtactcaacggtaggcagcggcttggctctgcccctggtatcgctgaagtccatgggcgacgataaccaatcaccatcaagtgggccgtgtgctcgtctgcctacaagggcaatacaaaaaaaagtagagACCACTCCTATTTAGACTGGTTTGTAGAAAACTTTCCAAAGTTATGGATGAAGCTAATTAGtgctcaattaaaaatattattattgttgcacGAGCGTGCGTGGTCTTACTGGTGAGAAAcccgttcgaatcccgccggcgggtactgATTTTTCTAAACGAAAACGTAATTCACAAATGCTTACATTTGACgtccacggtgaagggatataacatcgtgtaataaaaatcaagtccTGGCATCATCATCGCACTGGAAGTCACTAATTTGGTGGCAGCCTAAGGGGATATTCcagctaggtgagctcacgtgctcaACATGGGAGGAGGTTTCactagtggtagaacctcttgtgagtccgcactggtaggtgccaccaccccgcccatttctgccgtgaagcagtaatgctaaaaagggtggggcaggcgttgtactgttaaaagtgagactgttaaattgtaaattgtactgTTAAATATctgaagatgggtggcggcgtttaccagtaaccacttaataccagttgggctgtgagctcgtccaatgaTTTatgcagtaaaataaaaatataagttatGATGCAACTGGACCTCTGACGTTCCTTGTAACCGGAATTTGTTCCAGGAGCTGCGCACGGCGATGCGCGGACGCTCCTCCAGCCGGACCGTGCTGAGGCCGGGGTGCTCGCGATGCTCCCCCAACACGCACGTGCCCCCGGCGCCCTCCAGATACGAGGTAGGCGCTACTCAGCTACGATTGAGAAGCGAGGTCCACTCATACGTCACCCATACTACATCCTTTGTTTTTCCTTCCTGTgccgatttattttattttatttattccattcaatacaaagtcagacaaaaaacattatcagcttatcttatcttatacctttaaacgagtaattcttgtatattattaatatatatatatgttggttcacgtcagggatggctgagcggtagtttccgtcatcactcgtatttcgttgaactcagtttataaaaagtcaataaaaccttttgaataataattatcgaaactcaacacacacaacttccacaatgacaggataaaccgacagtttcattgcacataccgacagaccgactgactgactgactgccagagactcactgactgagactcactaactttttttttttatgattgaaagtttactggtggcccgaaggcctttccagtttcaccaggacaggtgggcgagcaaaggctcagccaagaggggtgggatttgctaacaactgcccgagcgcctccgaaggagacctaacaactcaagagcaattgtttcgcgaatgaatctactaccggatcggaatcgcgacccgctgagaagatccggcgagaaactcagcgggctgatgcatgggttaggttgcacgtcgacctctttgtcgagttcgacgagtacggttaccggggtccctaagcctgcccctagtattagagctgaaggcatctaatgcaaaggttattggatctgatggatccgtaaggacgtggccacgactctgtccacgtaccgccattttatactgtggcgttacggagtctacccttcattttgtgatatttatcaaaacaacatttcctcatttaaaataataatcaaaaccaccgtcttaatattactaaaagtcgttatccacgacatatatataatctgaatctcggaaacggctccaacgattttcataaaatttagtatacagcggatttcgggggcgataaatcgatatagctacgatttattttcagaaaatgttgttttattcgtgttttcaataatcaactcttcccgacatctattggcgaataataatactattttcctTAATTGAgcgcaactaaccgctttaaagacacaacaagatggcgttatcaaaaaaaaccggtcatcatctagttaaatttattgagtactattattatgctaaaaataacattattttggaAAAAACGTATTCCCCAACTATCAGCAAATACGTCAGCATCCTGGATTTCGGACAGAAATTCGTTTAACAGCGCAATTGTCCCGGCCGTTGGACAGTTCTTAGCTCGACGGGTCCTCAGCCCCGCCAACGCCGCGAATAAGTGATGGTGGCGGCGCGGCGGCGACGCACTCCCGCCCGCGCACACTATTGCGGGACGAACAGTGTCATTTCCCGTAGTGCCAAGGGATTATTGACTCTATTCTGTAATAAAGAACAATAATGTACGAGTAGATGCAACTTTCGCCTGTGGTTTAGGGTATCCATCAgatgatgatagccttgagaggcttcggtttgaagggtggggcagccgttgtgactatactgagaccttagaactatatgtcaaggtgtgtggcgcagttgcgttgtagatgtctatgggctccagtaaccacttaacaccaggtgggctgtgagctcgtccacacatctaagcaaaaaataaataaatttcagctTCTGCTttacgtgtaagtgagctcacggggctcaaaccgggctgttgctaacactggccgcACTTgcgaatttttctcttccattctcctctatcagccgtcatctcaacactcactcgtctctctctctctctctctctctctctctctctcatatcgtcattcacacactccatccatgtcatcttcggtcgacctctttcccATCGGAGCGGAATTAGATTGCTGGTGTCATTCTAAACCACCACATATTGCTAAGCTAATAGTATTGAGAgcccatttcagcgtaaccctaacaaatAGGTGAgctctgacgacgttgctaacgctcgcccTAGCAATAGCCGtccttcacagaatctaccaccggatcggaaacgcgacccgctgagaagatccggcgagaaactcagtgggctgtgtctgagggttaattcgctcgtcgagcccttcgtcgcaagcgacgggttcgacgaggatggtgatcggtgcttgaggtaccttaaagcaccgttgatggatcgggaggatccgtaatgacatgtttaggGCAATACGGCGCTATGGAATAAGACAGCTGATCTTCGAGGTCAATGGCCTTCGAGGCCTATTGTGACGCGATTACAGCAAAATACAAAGGTGGTACCGTCCAGTCCGATCAGGGAGATTCCAAGTGGCTTGAAGAGCGGGATGGTCATCATACTTAGCGGTAGCGAAGCAGATGACGTCCGTGGGGGAATTTGACCACTCGTCATTAGTGTATGCGTAGACTGCTGTGAGACGccagctgtattttttttattgcttagatgggcagacaagctcacagcccacctggtgttaagtggttactggagcccatagacatctagaacgtgaatgcgccacccaccttgagatataagttctaaggtctcaattatagttacaacggctgccccacccttcaaaccgaaacgcattactgcttcacggcagaaataggcagggcggtggtacctacccgtgcgaacttacaagaagtcctaccaccagtaattacgcaaattataattttgctagtttgatttttattacatgatgttattcaccgtggaagtcaatcgtgaacatttgttaagatacgtattttcattataaaaattggtacccccctgcgggattcgaacaccggtgcatcgctacacacgaatgcaccggacgtcttatccgttaggccacgacgactttaagtATGTATGATGTAAGCTGGATCCTCAACTAGTCGTAGGTAGGAGTAGCTAGCACCGCCTTCCGTCAATGGGTGTAGTGGCTAGCAGTGGCAGAAAAGAACGTTACAGATCAGAGCTgcagtttattaatatttgtttgaaaCGGCATGACCTAACGTCACCCGACCGTTGGCTTGCGGCTCACCCTGTGTGAAGCGGCTCCAGCGGTAgcagtaggcagggtggtggtgccaaTATAGcatttgaaaggcaaacgtgactaagcgacaataactgctttgtacataaatgataggcaataaccatattcgatgcgcaaaaaaaatatatatttctaggtctattaaaat harbors:
- the LOC101735379 gene encoding glutamate receptor ionotropic, kainate 2, whose amino-acid sequence is MRPEWRWIVVVLNVVGALSPVIKIGALFTEDERGGSEELAFKYSVYRINKERSVLANSTLVYDIQYAPAKDTFKTYKRACSQVKSGAVALFSSGGDLLGSTLDAICRSLHAPHMLVAPQTRPTLNNESFTINLYPPRGLLNEAFGDLIGYLNWTRMGVLYEDFGYGDLSILDIAKDGRDMYAVRCVDPKDYRKSLIQLKAQRIKNVIVDTDPARFRQLARAILQLQMNSEEYHYIFTSFDMELFDLEDFYYNRVNMSGWRLVDRDSDKVKDALQVMEKFHPIGASILSGGHIRTAPALLYDAVQVLALAMSSTELVQTKNVSCDKDSPWPHGRGLLENINTVQAHGLTGPIQLKDGIRTNFSLQLMRLSGGETGGTVLAGEWRPGEGLVITDPAAYRRDPPPNVTLTVVTVEEKPYVMVKEGWNLQGNARFEGFCIDLLARVAARAGFHYRLRLVPDNMYGARDPETGQWNGIVRELMDRKADIAVASMTINYAREAVIDFTKPFMNLGIGILFKVPTSQPTRLFSFLNPLAIEIWLYVLAAYVLVSFTLFVMARFSPYEWSTTTHVCGHETKLLTNQFSVCNSFWFITGTFLRQGSGLNPKATSTRIVGGIWWFFTLIILSSYTANLAAFLTVDKTVLPIQSAADLAAQSTIQYGTLNGGSTMSFFRDSNIDIYKRMWQQMSTASPPALVSSYEEGVRKVLTENYAFLMESTMLDHRVQRDCNLTQIGGLLDSKGYGIATWKGSPWRDKISLAILELQEKGVIQILYDKWWKNTGDVCNRDGKDSKANPLGVQNIGGVFVTLLCGLALSIVVAILEFCWNTRKNASQGRQSLCSEMGQELRTAMRGRSSSRTVLRPGCSRCSPNTHVPPAPSRYEIQDGGSSSVELKELRWS